One segment of Niveibacterium microcysteis DNA contains the following:
- a CDS encoding M48 family metallopeptidase translates to MTADRAFDAQAFNENLPGGRCAGRLAVRAGQLHFEGAGEAVDLPLAGLQLSLGGASDRLVFITHPALPAWQLYTSDHALLAESALAEHPAVQRLRQHRRKRRLLGWGSLATVLGLIVLLPLALYFSLDGLSAVVARRLPADWEQSLGETAIKQFRVQKTFMPDKTAEALLKPLVAPLVAQAGDRYRYHFHVINDPSLNAFALPGGEVVIHSGLILKATSPDQLQGVLAHEISHVTEQHGLRSVIKSVGVYAVAQALIGDASGLIAAVAGAAPMLINQKYSRDFEREADRAGFDLLTRAQINPGGLIGFFRTIREEERKQLKQLGDADAQDAARGAMAYLGTHPDTDERIAKLQARLAKLPAQTWRDDRAAFAALKAQVQAFVNTPE, encoded by the coding sequence ATGACTGCCGATCGCGCATTCGACGCGCAAGCCTTCAACGAAAACCTGCCCGGTGGGCGCTGCGCCGGGCGGCTGGCGGTGCGCGCCGGCCAGCTTCACTTCGAGGGCGCCGGCGAAGCGGTGGATCTGCCTCTGGCGGGCTTGCAGCTCAGCCTCGGTGGTGCGAGCGATCGCCTGGTCTTCATCACCCATCCGGCGCTGCCGGCGTGGCAGCTCTATACCAGCGACCATGCATTGCTGGCGGAATCCGCGCTGGCCGAACACCCGGCCGTGCAGCGCCTGCGGCAGCATCGTCGCAAGCGCCGCTTGCTCGGCTGGGGCAGTCTTGCCACGGTGCTGGGCCTGATTGTCTTGCTGCCGTTGGCGCTCTACTTCTCGCTCGATGGTCTCAGTGCCGTGGTGGCGCGGCGCCTGCCGGCCGATTGGGAGCAATCGCTCGGCGAGACGGCGATCAAGCAGTTCCGCGTGCAGAAAACCTTCATGCCGGACAAGACGGCCGAGGCCTTGCTCAAACCGCTGGTGGCACCCCTGGTGGCGCAGGCCGGTGACCGCTATCGCTACCACTTCCACGTGATCAACGACCCCAGCCTCAACGCCTTCGCGCTGCCGGGCGGCGAGGTCGTGATTCACTCCGGGCTGATCCTGAAGGCGACTTCGCCCGACCAGCTGCAGGGCGTGCTCGCGCATGAGATCTCGCATGTGACCGAGCAGCACGGCCTGCGCTCGGTGATCAAGAGCGTCGGCGTCTATGCGGTGGCGCAGGCGCTGATCGGCGATGCCTCCGGCCTGATTGCCGCCGTCGCCGGTGCGGCGCCGATGCTGATCAACCAGAAGTATTCGCGCGACTTCGAACGCGAGGCAGACCGTGCCGGCTTCGACCTGCTGACGCGTGCGCAGATCAACCCGGGCGGCCTGATCGGATTCTTCCGCACGATTCGCGAAGAAGAGCGCAAACAGCTCAAGCAATTGGGCGACGCCGATGCGCAGGATGCTGCGCGCGGCGCGATGGCCTACCTCGGCACCCACCCCGACACCGATGAGCGCATCGCCAAGCTGCAGGCTCGGCTGGCGAAGCTGCCAGCCCAGACCTGGCGCGACGATCGCGCGGCCTTTGCGGCGCTGAAGGCGCAGGTTCAAGCGTTTGTGAATACCCCGGAATGA
- a CDS encoding TIGR00266 family protein, with the protein MSFKVSVTGYAVADVAGAQAAFATAFKITPEKAAEVLATLPRAIKVDLDEATAQRYCAALLKMGLTAVAAPMQPAALAVLSPAPAPAPAPAPAPAPAPAAVAPAAVIEPEAEQPGFKFAIEGAPDFAFLTVKLPANHTIKVEASAMATMDTHIRMKTKLGGGLGRFITGESIFINEFSAEKVPGEIGIAPGAPGDIGHVYLNGDVIYLQNGAFVACDPDVTIESKWQGFTKGFFSGESFFLIRASGTGDLWFNTYGGMIAKDVDGEYVVDTGNIVAFTEGLNYSVEKFGGYKSLFFSGEGFVCRFRGKGRVWIQTRTSGALLTWAQQFRKAKSAD; encoded by the coding sequence ATGTCATTCAAAGTGAGCGTGACCGGTTACGCCGTGGCGGATGTTGCGGGCGCCCAGGCGGCATTTGCCACGGCGTTCAAGATCACGCCGGAGAAGGCTGCCGAGGTGCTGGCGACGCTGCCGCGTGCGATCAAGGTGGACCTCGACGAGGCTACGGCCCAGCGTTACTGCGCCGCGTTGCTGAAGATGGGGCTGACGGCCGTAGCTGCGCCGATGCAGCCTGCCGCACTGGCGGTACTGTCGCCCGCACCCGCACCCGCACCCGCACCCGCACCCGCACCCGCACCCGCACCCGCTGCCGTTGCGCCCGCAGCGGTGATCGAACCGGAAGCGGAGCAACCCGGTTTCAAGTTTGCGATCGAGGGTGCGCCTGACTTTGCCTTCCTCACCGTGAAGCTGCCGGCCAACCACACGATCAAGGTGGAAGCTTCGGCGATGGCGACGATGGACACCCACATCCGCATGAAGACCAAGCTCGGTGGCGGCCTCGGGCGTTTCATCACCGGCGAATCGATTTTCATCAACGAGTTCAGCGCCGAGAAGGTGCCGGGTGAAATCGGCATCGCGCCGGGCGCGCCCGGCGACATCGGGCATGTCTACCTGAACGGTGACGTGATCTACCTGCAGAACGGCGCCTTCGTCGCGTGCGACCCGGATGTCACGATCGAGAGCAAGTGGCAGGGTTTCACGAAAGGCTTCTTCTCGGGCGAGAGCTTCTTCCTGATCCGCGCATCGGGCACTGGTGATCTGTGGTTCAACACCTACGGCGGCATGATCGCGAAGGATGTGGATGGCGAATACGTCGTCGACACCGGCAACATCGTGGCCTTCACCGAGGGGCTCAACTACAGCGTCGAGAAGTTCGGCGGCTACAAATCGCTGTTCTTCTCCGGCGAGGGCTTTGTCTGCCGCTTCCGCGGCAAGGGCCGGGTGTGGATCCAGACGCGCACTTCCGGTGCGCTGCTCACCTGGGCGCAGCAGTTCCGCAAGGCCAAGAGCGCCGACTGA
- a CDS encoding TIGR00266 family protein, which translates to MQVEFIHRPGNTAATLLLAAGESCTTESGAMIAMSGQLDIETTTHKRGKGGLLKAAKRLFGGESFFLNHFTARSGPGEVVLGTALAGDMMDYTLDGDALLVQAGSFVACEQGVDIDTTWQGFKNLLSGESLFWLKLSGRGKVVLSSFGAIYPIEVDGEHIVDTGHIVAFQETLEFSLTKAGKSWLHSMLGGEGLVCKFKGRGTVWCQSHNPGSFGMSLRPTLKPRK; encoded by the coding sequence ATGCAAGTCGAATTCATTCATCGCCCGGGCAATACCGCAGCAACGCTGCTGCTGGCCGCAGGCGAGAGCTGCACGACCGAATCGGGCGCGATGATCGCGATGAGCGGCCAGCTCGATATCGAAACCACTACGCACAAACGCGGCAAAGGCGGGCTGCTGAAGGCGGCCAAGCGCTTGTTCGGTGGCGAGTCGTTCTTCCTCAACCACTTCACTGCGCGCAGCGGGCCCGGCGAAGTGGTATTGGGCACGGCACTGGCCGGCGACATGATGGACTACACGCTGGATGGCGATGCGCTGCTGGTGCAAGCCGGCTCGTTCGTCGCCTGCGAGCAGGGTGTCGACATCGATACGACCTGGCAGGGCTTCAAGAACCTGCTGTCGGGCGAAAGCCTGTTCTGGCTCAAGCTCTCCGGGCGCGGCAAGGTGGTGCTGAGTTCCTTTGGGGCGATCTATCCGATCGAGGTCGACGGCGAGCACATCGTCGATACCGGCCATATCGTCGCCTTCCAGGAGACGCTGGAGTTCTCGCTGACCAAGGCGGGCAAGAGCTGGCTGCATTCGATGCTGGGTGGCGAAGGCCTCGTCTGCAAGTTCAAGGGCCGTGGCACCGTGTGGTGCCAGTCGCATAACCCGGGCAGCTTCGGCATGTCGCTGCGCCCGACGCTCAAGCCGCGCAAGTAA
- a CDS encoding TIGR00266 family protein, translated as MKAEIRGSDAFSYVDLTLEPGDSVVAESDAMSSMSADLDLQARFNGGFFAGLLRKYLAGETLFVNVFKNNTKRPRSLTLVQPTPGGIRALELHNDTFYLQPGAYLASTEGLKLSVGFAGFVSWIAGEGLFRTVVKGSGTLWYGAYGALLDREIDGEYIVDNSHLVAYEPGIKLRLQLAGGIFSSLFGGEGLVTRVSGKGRVVIQTRSLSGLTGWINPKLS; from the coding sequence ATGAAAGCGGAAATCCGCGGCAGTGATGCTTTTTCCTATGTCGACCTGACACTGGAGCCCGGCGACAGCGTGGTCGCCGAATCCGATGCGATGAGCAGCATGTCGGCCGACCTCGACTTGCAGGCACGCTTCAATGGCGGCTTTTTCGCCGGCCTGCTGCGCAAGTACCTCGCCGGCGAGACGCTGTTCGTCAACGTCTTCAAGAACAACACCAAGCGCCCGCGTTCGCTGACGCTGGTGCAGCCCACACCGGGCGGTATCCGTGCGCTGGAACTGCACAACGACACCTTCTACCTGCAGCCCGGCGCCTATCTGGCCAGCACCGAAGGGCTCAAGCTCAGCGTCGGTTTTGCCGGCTTCGTGTCGTGGATCGCCGGCGAAGGGCTGTTCCGCACTGTCGTGAAAGGCAGCGGCACGCTGTGGTACGGCGCTTACGGCGCGCTGCTCGATAGGGAGATCGACGGTGAGTACATCGTCGACAACAGCCACCTTGTTGCTTACGAACCGGGGATCAAGTTGCGCCTGCAACTGGCCGGCGGCATCTTCTCCAGCCTCTTCGGCGGCGAAGGGCTCGTCACGCGTGTCAGCGGCAAGGGCCGCGTGGTGATCCAGACGCGCAGCCTCTCCGGCCTGACCGGCTGGATCAACCCGAAACTGAGCTGA
- a CDS encoding PEP-CTERM sorting domain-containing protein, which produces MSFRALTLLCCALVSHSAAAYVIDGNLQSDWSINKATMTPGASVKGYTVEDWTRNSSGYLDPGYGGQAYDAEALYVDYDATYLYLGLITGLNPATRMGNNTYAPGDFLIDFGRDGKFEYGFTTTVIKNANGSLYRPTIQVGSLYRVGDAANGWYFGLWDNQNSSYARGRDPVAVKAGTLVGSGQIATGGAVTGYGKYSTDTHYMIEAAIPRALFGADWGLPFDVQWAMLCGNDVIKADPPLPTPEPMSLALVGSALGALALSRRRRSV; this is translated from the coding sequence ATGTCATTCCGCGCACTCACCCTGCTCTGCTGTGCCCTCGTCTCGCACTCTGCCGCCGCTTATGTCATCGACGGCAACCTTCAATCCGACTGGTCGATCAACAAGGCGACCATGACCCCCGGCGCCAGCGTCAAGGGCTATACGGTGGAAGACTGGACACGCAACAGCAGCGGCTACCTCGACCCGGGCTACGGCGGGCAGGCCTACGACGCCGAGGCGCTGTACGTCGACTACGACGCCACCTACCTCTACCTCGGCCTCATCACCGGCCTGAACCCCGCCACGCGCATGGGCAACAACACCTACGCACCGGGCGACTTCCTGATCGATTTCGGCCGCGACGGCAAGTTCGAATACGGTTTCACCACCACCGTGATCAAGAACGCGAACGGCAGCCTCTATCGCCCGACGATCCAGGTCGGATCGCTGTACCGCGTCGGCGACGCCGCCAACGGCTGGTACTTCGGCCTGTGGGACAACCAGAACAGCAGCTATGCACGCGGGCGTGACCCGGTCGCGGTGAAGGCGGGCACGCTGGTCGGCAGCGGCCAAATCGCAACCGGCGGTGCAGTCACCGGCTACGGCAAGTACAGCACCGACACGCATTACATGATCGAGGCCGCGATTCCGCGTGCGCTGTTCGGCGCCGACTGGGGCCTGCCGTTTGATGTGCAGTGGGCAATGCTGTGTGGCAACGATGTGATCAAGGCCGATCCGCCGCTGCCCACGCCCGAACCGATGAGCCTCGCCCTGGTCGGCAGCGCACTCGGAGCACTGGCACTGAGTCGCCGTCGGCGTTCAGTGTGA